One genomic region from Terasakiella sp. SH-1 encodes:
- the pyrH gene encoding UMP kinase yields MSDTPVFNRILLKLSGEGLMGKKEFGLDTEYVDQIAKEVIKVHELGTEICLVIGGGNIFRGISDAAAGIDRTSADHMGMLATVMNALAMQSALERQGVQTRVQSAIPMQSVCERYIRRRAIRHMEKGRIVIFAAGTGNPFFTTDTAAALRAVEMNCDAILKGTQVDGVYSADPKKDPNAERYDTLTYKDVLTNDLKVMDAAAITLARENKLPIVVFSMHEPGSCAEVVKQQGLYTVIKD; encoded by the coding sequence ATGTCAGATACCCCGGTATTTAATCGCATTCTCCTCAAGCTTTCCGGTGAAGGCTTAATGGGGAAAAAAGAATTTGGCCTTGATACAGAATATGTTGATCAAATTGCCAAAGAAGTCATCAAGGTTCATGAGCTTGGCACCGAAATTTGCCTGGTCATTGGTGGCGGTAATATTTTCCGTGGTATTTCAGATGCGGCAGCGGGCATTGACCGTACCAGTGCTGACCACATGGGGATGTTGGCAACCGTCATGAATGCCCTTGCCATGCAAAGTGCACTGGAACGTCAAGGGGTTCAAACCCGTGTTCAATCGGCAATCCCGATGCAAAGTGTGTGCGAACGTTACATCCGCCGCCGTGCCATTCGCCATATGGAAAAAGGGCGTATTGTTATTTTTGCAGCTGGTACAGGCAACCCGTTCTTCACAACAGATACGGCTGCGGCCCTGCGCGCGGTGGAAATGAATTGCGATGCGATCCTTAAAGGGACGCAAGTTGATGGTGTCTATAGTGCCGATCCGAAAAAAGACCCGAATGCCGAGCGCTATGATACACTGACATATAAAGATGTTTTGACAAATGATTTGAAAGTTATGGACGCTGCAGCCATCACTTTGGCGCGCGAAAATAAGCTGCCAATCGTTGTCTTTTCAATGCATGAACCGGGTTCTTGCGCTGAAGTTGTCAAGCAACAAGGGCTTTATACGGTAATTAAGGACTAA
- the tsf gene encoding translation elongation factor Ts — protein MAQITAALVKELRETSGAGMMDCKKALNETDGDLQAAQDWLRQKGLAKAAKKADRIAAEGLVAVASGDNTAAVLEVNSETDFVAKNEQFQTYVKDAASVALGVANFDELKAAAYPGSEKNCEETLTELVGTIGENMNLRRMDKLSVSNGVVASYMHNAAGEGLGKIGVLVALESEGDKDQLNALGKQIAMHVAATNPLALDRDGVDASDIERERTILIEQAKEAGKPEEIAIKMVEGRMRKFYEENCLIEQSFVIDPDNSVGKAVENLAKELGSDIKLAAFLRYELGAGIEKKEEDFAAEVAAAAGS, from the coding sequence ATGGCACAGATTACTGCTGCGCTCGTAAAGGAACTGCGCGAAACTTCTGGCGCAGGCATGATGGACTGTAAAAAAGCACTGAACGAAACTGACGGCGATCTGCAAGCTGCTCAAGACTGGCTGCGTCAAAAAGGTTTGGCAAAAGCCGCCAAAAAAGCAGACCGTATTGCTGCTGAAGGTCTGGTTGCTGTTGCATCTGGCGACAATACTGCTGCAGTTTTGGAAGTTAACTCCGAAACTGACTTCGTTGCGAAAAATGAACAGTTCCAGACTTATGTTAAAGATGCTGCTTCTGTTGCACTGGGTGTTGCAAACTTTGACGAACTCAAAGCAGCAGCTTATCCTGGTTCTGAGAAAAACTGCGAAGAAACTCTCACTGAGCTGGTTGGTACAATTGGCGAAAACATGAACCTGCGCCGTATGGACAAACTGTCTGTTTCCAACGGTGTTGTTGCATCTTACATGCACAACGCTGCGGGCGAAGGTCTTGGTAAAATCGGTGTTCTGGTTGCCCTCGAATCTGAAGGTGACAAAGATCAGCTGAACGCACTGGGCAAACAAATTGCCATGCACGTTGCGGCAACAAACCCGCTGGCACTGGATCGTGATGGCGTTGATGCTTCTGACATTGAGCGTGAGCGTACAATCCTGATCGAACAAGCCAAAGAAGCAGGTAAGCCGGAAGAGATCGCCATCAAGATGGTTGAAGGTCGTATGCGCAAGTTCTACGAAGAAAACTGCCTGATCGAACAGTCTTTCGTAATTGACCCGGATAATTCCGTTGGTAAAGCTGTTGAAAACCTTGCTAAAGAGCTGGGTTCTGACATCAAATTGGCTGCTTTCCTGCGTTATGAACTGGGTGCTGGTATTGAGAAAAAAGAAGAAGACTTTGCTGCTGAAGTCGCTGCTGCTGCAGGTTCCTAA
- the rpsB gene encoding 30S ribosomal protein S2, protein MALPTFTMRQLLEAGVHFGHNTRRWNPKMDQYLFGSRNGIHVIDLAQTVPLLHQAMVQVRDKVAGGGRVLFVGTKRQASEVVAEAAQKCGQYYVNHRWLGGMLTNWKTVSGSIKRLKTLEEQLAGDMAGLTKKEQLNLTRECEKLERTLGGIKEMGGLPDIMVVFDTQKEAIAINEAKNLGIPVVAILDSNSSPLNITHPVPGNDDSIRALKLYCDLLAGSVLDGIQSQMSAAGIDVGAQEEAPVENLPEAEEAPVAAEA, encoded by the coding sequence ATGGCACTGCCAACCTTTACTATGCGTCAGCTTCTGGAAGCTGGTGTTCACTTCGGCCACAACACACGTCGCTGGAACCCGAAAATGGACCAATACCTGTTTGGTTCACGTAATGGCATTCACGTAATCGACCTTGCACAAACTGTTCCACTGCTGCACCAAGCAATGGTTCAAGTTCGCGACAAAGTTGCCGGTGGCGGTCGCGTACTGTTCGTTGGTACAAAGCGTCAAGCGTCTGAAGTTGTTGCAGAAGCTGCACAAAAATGTGGTCAGTACTACGTTAACCACCGTTGGCTCGGCGGCATGCTGACAAACTGGAAAACTGTTTCTGGTTCTATCAAGCGCCTGAAAACTCTGGAAGAGCAACTGGCTGGTGACATGGCTGGCCTGACGAAGAAAGAGCAGCTGAACCTGACACGTGAGTGTGAAAAACTGGAACGCACTCTGGGTGGTATCAAAGAAATGGGTGGCCTGCCGGACATCATGGTTGTGTTCGACACTCAAAAAGAAGCTATTGCAATCAACGAAGCCAAAAACCTCGGCATTCCGGTTGTTGCAATTCTCGACTCCAACAGCTCTCCGCTGAACATCACGCACCCGGTACCGGGCAACGATGATTCCATCCGCGCGCTGAAACTTTACTGTGACCTGCTGGCTGGTTCCGTTCTTGACGGCATCCAGAGCCAAATGTCTGCAGCTGGCATCGACGTTGGTGCACAGGAAGAAGCACCGGTTGAAAATCTGCCGGAAGCTGAAGAAGCGCCGGTTGCGGCTGAAGCTTAA
- the dnaE gene encoding DNA polymerase III subunit alpha, with product MSHADFVHLRMHTAYSLSEGAVRIKSLPKWVDGERMPAIAMTDTNNMFGGLEFSQTMSGAGIQPIIGCQLSITAQAIDDSSAGLTVKSVGPTTPDQIVLLAQDDPGYRNLMKLVSRAFLNSPEGEDPQVLLEDVLDNNEGLILLTGGHLGPIGQMLLQGHKEKAESLLSKMKAAFPNRMYVELQRHNLPEQDQIEDDFIDLAYALNIPLVATNEAFFPNKDMYAAHDALVCIAAGSYVDQTDRRKLTPEHYLKTAAEMRELFKDIPEACDNTLVIAKRCAIKVENIAPILPPFDCGEGRNEEDELRKMSEDGLKLRLQNGVYEEGMTPEQRDEVSKPYWERLDYELGIINQMGFPGYFLIVADFIQWGKEHDIPVGPGRGSGAGSLVAYALTITDLDPLKYALLFERFLNPERVSMPDFDIDFCQDRREEVIKYVQDKYGYDHVAQIITFGKLQARAVLRDTGRVLQMPFGQVDRICKYVPNDPGKALSVEQALEQIPEFKQEVEDDETVSRMVDIAKQLEGLYRHASTHAAGVVIGDRPLDKLVPLYRDPKSDMPVTQFNMKFVEQAGLVKFDFLGLKTLTVISTALQFINEDRETPLDISRIPLDDKPTYEMLGRGEGGGVFQLESEGMRGVLRSMKPNRLEDLIAVVALYRPGPMDNIPSYIKRKHGQEEPDYLYPTIEPILKETYGIMIYQEQVMQIAQVMAGYSLGGADLLRRAMGKKIAEEMEKQRKMFVDGSVERGVPQKKADEIFDIMAKFASYGFNKSHAAAYAYVAYQTAYLKANYPAEFMAGIMSLDLNNTDKLDLFKKELARMKIPLLQPDINKSNVIFGVEEIPNPNEDVGGTIKAVRYALSAIRNVGDAAMESVVAERTANGPFKDPFDFANRVDNKGVNKRILENLVRAGAFDAINSNRRQVFDGIETLIKHSNLAAEERNSDQMGMFGADDSAMKKAAQLPNVPDWPGMERLSQERSAIGFYLSAHPLDTYSKTLQRLGVKSYSDIVQAGISGPVKIAGTVGVKREKISQKGNRFAFVTLSDSSGDYEIAVFSEALSACRDYLEPGQSVFIMASAQFEEENVRFIANNVDLLDVKAARATAGLKIFIEDITAVSLMKELLEREGKGKGNVTVMARIDATTEAEINLKEGYRITPGLLQAVKAVPGIADVQEI from the coding sequence ATGTCACACGCTGATTTCGTTCACCTTCGTATGCATACGGCCTATTCTCTGTCAGAAGGGGCTGTCCGTATCAAATCCCTGCCCAAATGGGTTGATGGCGAGCGCATGCCTGCGATTGCGATGACCGATACCAACAATATGTTTGGCGGGCTTGAATTTTCCCAGACCATGTCCGGTGCAGGTATCCAGCCCATTATCGGCTGTCAGCTATCAATCACAGCACAAGCCATTGATGATTCATCTGCGGGTTTGACTGTCAAATCCGTTGGGCCGACCACCCCTGACCAAATTGTCCTTCTGGCCCAGGATGATCCGGGCTATCGCAATTTGATGAAGCTCGTCAGCCGTGCTTTTTTGAATTCCCCGGAAGGTGAAGACCCGCAAGTCCTCCTTGAAGATGTTCTTGATAATAACGAAGGGCTGATTCTGCTCACAGGCGGACATCTTGGTCCCATTGGTCAAATGCTTTTGCAAGGTCATAAGGAAAAGGCGGAATCTTTACTTTCAAAAATGAAAGCGGCGTTTCCAAATCGCATGTATGTGGAACTACAGCGTCATAATTTACCCGAGCAAGACCAGATTGAAGACGATTTCATTGACCTTGCTTATGCCTTAAATATTCCCTTGGTCGCAACCAACGAGGCATTCTTTCCAAATAAGGACATGTATGCCGCCCATGATGCTCTGGTCTGTATTGCCGCAGGGTCTTATGTGGATCAAACGGACCGTCGTAAACTAACCCCGGAACATTATCTGAAAACTGCCGCTGAAATGCGTGAACTGTTTAAGGATATCCCCGAGGCTTGCGACAATACCCTTGTGATTGCCAAACGTTGTGCCATCAAGGTTGAGAATATTGCGCCGATCCTGCCGCCCTTTGATTGTGGGGAAGGGCGAAATGAAGAAGATGAACTGCGCAAAATGTCTGAAGACGGACTAAAGCTGCGTCTTCAAAACGGTGTCTATGAAGAGGGCATGACACCAGAACAACGCGATGAAGTCTCAAAACCTTATTGGGAACGTCTGGATTATGAGCTGGGCATCATCAACCAGATGGGCTTTCCCGGTTACTTTCTCATCGTTGCCGACTTTATTCAGTGGGGTAAAGAACATGATATCCCGGTAGGGCCGGGCCGTGGTTCTGGTGCGGGCTCCCTTGTGGCCTATGCCCTGACGATTACCGACCTTGATCCGCTGAAATATGCCTTGCTGTTTGAACGTTTCCTCAACCCCGAACGTGTGTCCATGCCTGACTTCGATATTGACTTCTGTCAGGATCGCCGTGAAGAGGTGATCAAATACGTTCAGGATAAATACGGCTATGACCATGTGGCTCAGATCATCACCTTCGGTAAACTGCAAGCCCGTGCGGTTTTACGTGATACGGGCCGCGTTCTGCAAATGCCCTTTGGTCAGGTCGACCGGATTTGTAAATATGTACCTAACGATCCAGGTAAGGCGCTGTCAGTAGAACAGGCGTTAGAGCAAATCCCCGAATTCAAACAAGAAGTCGAAGATGACGAAACCGTTTCACGCATGGTGGATATCGCCAAGCAGCTAGAAGGGCTTTATCGTCATGCCTCCACCCATGCCGCAGGGGTGGTGATCGGGGATCGGCCACTGGATAAGCTGGTCCCACTTTATCGCGACCCGAAATCCGACATGCCCGTCACCCAGTTCAACATGAAGTTTGTTGAGCAAGCCGGTCTGGTGAAATTTGACTTTTTGGGCCTCAAAACCCTGACCGTTATCTCCACCGCCTTACAATTCATTAACGAAGACCGGGAAACGCCACTGGATATTTCACGTATCCCGCTGGATGACAAACCGACTTATGAAATGTTGGGCCGTGGCGAAGGGGGTGGTGTTTTCCAGTTGGAATCCGAAGGCATGCGCGGTGTGCTTCGCTCCATGAAGCCCAACCGCCTTGAAGACCTGATCGCGGTCGTGGCGCTTTATCGTCCTGGTCCGATGGATAATATCCCCAGCTACATTAAGCGTAAACACGGACAAGAAGAACCCGATTATCTTTATCCTACGATTGAACCGATCCTGAAAGAAACTTACGGGATTATGATCTATCAGGAACAGGTCATGCAGATCGCACAGGTCATGGCAGGCTACAGCCTTGGCGGTGCGGATTTGCTGCGCCGTGCCATGGGTAAGAAAATTGCCGAAGAAATGGAAAAGCAGCGAAAAATGTTCGTTGACGGTTCCGTCGAACGCGGTGTGCCCCAGAAAAAAGCCGATGAAATTTTCGATATCATGGCAAAATTTGCCTCATACGGTTTTAACAAATCCCACGCCGCCGCCTATGCCTATGTGGCCTATCAAACGGCTTATCTAAAAGCCAACTATCCAGCTGAATTCATGGCCGGAATCATGTCGCTGGATTTGAATAACACCGATAAGCTCGACTTGTTTAAAAAAGAACTCGCGAGAATGAAAATTCCGCTCCTTCAACCGGACATCAACAAATCCAATGTGATTTTTGGTGTGGAAGAAATTCCAAACCCGAATGAAGACGTCGGTGGAACGATCAAGGCTGTGCGTTATGCCTTGTCTGCCATCCGTAATGTTGGCGATGCAGCCATGGAATCCGTTGTGGCTGAACGCACTGCCAACGGACCGTTCAAAGACCCGTTTGATTTTGCCAACCGGGTGGATAATAAAGGCGTTAACAAACGTATTTTGGAAAACCTTGTCAGGGCAGGGGCGTTTGATGCGATTAACTCGAACCGCCGACAAGTCTTTGATGGTATTGAAACCCTGATAAAACATTCCAACTTGGCAGCTGAAGAACGTAATTCGGACCAAATGGGTATGTTTGGGGCTGATGACAGTGCAATGAAAAAAGCAGCGCAGTTGCCAAATGTTCCTGACTGGCCGGGGATGGAACGCCTAAGTCAAGAGCGCTCTGCAATCGGGTTTTATCTTTCTGCTCACCCTTTGGATACATACAGCAAGACATTACAGCGCCTTGGCGTAAAATCTTATAGTGACATTGTACAAGCTGGTATCTCAGGCCCGGTGAAAATTGCTGGCACAGTTGGTGTCAAACGAGAAAAAATATCTCAAAAGGGCAATCGTTTTGCTTTTGTTACCTTATCAGATTCATCAGGTGACTATGAAATTGCCGTTTTTAGTGAAGCCTTGTCCGCTTGTCGGGATTATCTGGAACCGGGGCAATCTGTCTTCATCATGGCCTCCGCCCAGTTTGAAGAAGAAAACGTGCGTTTTATTGCCAATAATGTCGACTTGCTTGATGTTAAAGCCGCACGTGCCACAGCCGGACTGAAAATCTTTATTGAAGATATAACGGCCGTATCCTTGATGAAAGAACTGCTGGAACGTGAAGGCAAAGGGAAAGGTAATGTCACCGTAATGGCCCGTATTGACGCGACCACGGAAGCAGAAATAAACTTGAAAGAAGGATATAGAATCACACCTGGACTATTACAGGCTGTTAAAGCAGTCCCCGGCATTGCAGATGTACAAGAGATTTAA
- a CDS encoding adenylate/guanylate cyclase domain-containing protein, with protein sequence MSFWRKITFPRQPIQSVLFFGFGGLTLLAVTVVLYLGLKYTTNITKDYHHLMIESALDNLTSEVEGLLLPVESQALWVKDQVEGRHVNLDDYKSLEVFLRGVLAGTPNVTGLGFQYPDGVSRYVIREKSQWVERSFISTEENRLFFENMQNVQTNVWSRFFWDEEDQQTLVDVRTPIRIDGELKAILFIGVTVADLSKSILMTSTDRFLTPFILYGRDHLLAHPLLTSGSTVTQDLASQADWIHGKGEIPLPKIRDFQDAKLDQLINGPVIKAGLVTPIEGVAVNRARVNDDLHIVATQELTRFGKTPWVLGVYINAEKSDRTQAMQLFEMAGAGLVVLLVSVALSLKVGKKMARPIVRLADAARTVRRGGVEDLPALPRSRLRELDQAALAFNEMVEGLRERDMIREVFGRYVPESVASSLMQENGVLQPIATQATILFSDIEGFTQLTEQVGPEKIVSILNEYFSAVVEVLEKHDGVVTQFQGDAVLATFNVPIQSFDHAEKALRAALEIKGMLEKRTFDGIVLKSRIGLNSGNVVAGAVGAEGRLNYTVHGDAVNLAARVENLNKHFGTDILISGNTAQHVQRIELKSIGTTEVRGLSVPVKLYIPKNVTCDS encoded by the coding sequence ATGAGTTTCTGGCGAAAAATTACATTTCCACGACAGCCGATCCAATCTGTTTTGTTTTTTGGATTTGGGGGCCTGACTTTGTTGGCGGTGACTGTGGTGTTGTATCTTGGTCTGAAATATACCACCAATATTACTAAAGATTACCATCACTTGATGATCGAATCTGCACTGGATAATCTGACAAGTGAGGTTGAAGGGCTTTTATTACCTGTAGAAAGTCAGGCCCTGTGGGTCAAAGATCAGGTTGAAGGCCGACATGTAAACCTTGACGATTATAAAAGTCTGGAAGTTTTTTTGCGCGGGGTTTTAGCCGGGACACCTAATGTCACAGGTCTTGGCTTTCAGTATCCGGATGGCGTGTCGCGCTATGTCATTCGTGAAAAAAGCCAATGGGTTGAACGTTCTTTTATCAGTACAGAAGAAAATCGGCTATTTTTTGAAAACATGCAAAACGTACAGACAAATGTCTGGAGCCGCTTTTTTTGGGATGAAGAAGACCAGCAAACTCTCGTTGATGTGCGTACCCCTATTCGTATTGATGGGGAATTAAAGGCGATCTTGTTTATTGGGGTGACGGTTGCTGATTTGTCTAAAAGTATTTTAATGACTTCGACAGATCGTTTTTTAACCCCGTTTATCCTTTATGGTCGGGACCATCTTTTGGCGCACCCCTTGTTGACCAGCGGCAGTACGGTGACGCAAGATCTGGCCTCACAGGCGGACTGGATCCATGGTAAAGGCGAAATCCCCTTGCCAAAAATCAGGGACTTTCAAGATGCCAAGCTTGATCAACTGATTAATGGCCCCGTGATTAAGGCGGGCTTGGTTACACCGATTGAAGGGGTGGCGGTTAATCGTGCGCGAGTAAATGATGATCTGCATATCGTTGCGACACAGGAATTGACGCGTTTTGGGAAAACACCCTGGGTTTTGGGTGTTTATATTAATGCGGAAAAATCAGACCGCACACAAGCCATGCAGCTTTTTGAGATGGCAGGGGCCGGACTTGTTGTTTTATTGGTGTCTGTTGCCCTGTCTCTTAAGGTCGGTAAAAAAATGGCGCGTCCTATTGTGCGTTTGGCCGATGCGGCCCGCACTGTGCGCAGGGGCGGCGTTGAAGATTTGCCTGCCTTGCCACGTAGCCGTTTGCGCGAACTGGATCAAGCCGCCCTTGCTTTTAATGAAATGGTCGAGGGATTGCGCGAACGTGATATGATTCGCGAAGTTTTTGGCCGATATGTTCCTGAATCGGTGGCCTCTTCGCTCATGCAGGAAAATGGGGTGCTTCAACCAATTGCCACCCAGGCAACGATTTTATTTTCTGATATTGAAGGATTTACCCAGCTCACTGAACAAGTTGGCCCGGAAAAGATTGTCTCCATTTTAAATGAATATTTTTCCGCTGTGGTAGAGGTATTGGAAAAACACGACGGTGTGGTCACTCAGTTTCAGGGGGATGCGGTTCTTGCGACATTTAATGTCCCTATTCAATCATTTGATCACGCAGAAAAAGCATTAAGGGCAGCGCTTGAAATTAAGGGAATGCTTGAAAAACGGACCTTTGACGGCATTGTGTTAAAAAGCCGGATTGGGCTGAATAGCGGAAATGTGGTTGCCGGTGCTGTTGGGGCAGAAGGCCGATTAAATTATACGGTCCATGGGGATGCGGTGAATTTGGCAGCGCGTGTTGAAAACCTGAATAAACACTTTGGGACAGACATTTTAATTTCAGGAAATACAGCACAGCATGTGCAAAGAATTGAGCTGAAATCCATCGGGACAACCGAAGTTCGAGGATTGAGCGTTCCCGTAAAATTGTATATTCCGAAAAACGTAACTTGTGATTCATAA
- a CDS encoding DUF1538 domain-containing protein — translation MNPGFKRFLGLFVGALRDLAPIILVIAFFQIVVLQQPFPNLDKVIPGLFLVVMGLAFFIQGLEMGLFPLGESMANAFARKGSVIAILAFAFALGFGTTIAEPALIAVAAEAAEIAAKGGQIALDAEVQATYANQLRLVVALSVGSAIVLGVFRILKGWPIQYFIIGGYIIVIVITKFAPPEIVGIAYDSGGVTTSTVTVPLVTALGVGLSSTIRGRNPMIDGFGLIAFASLTPMIFVLIFGMVM, via the coding sequence ATGAATCCTGGCTTTAAAAGATTTCTTGGCTTGTTTGTTGGCGCATTGCGCGATCTGGCGCCAATCATACTTGTGATTGCATTTTTCCAGATCGTTGTGCTGCAACAGCCTTTCCCAAACCTGGATAAAGTTATTCCGGGCCTGTTTTTAGTGGTCATGGGACTTGCCTTTTTTATTCAAGGCTTGGAGATGGGGCTGTTCCCGCTTGGTGAAAGCATGGCTAATGCCTTTGCCCGAAAAGGCAGTGTAATTGCGATTTTAGCTTTTGCTTTTGCACTCGGTTTTGGAACAACGATTGCTGAACCTGCCCTTATTGCCGTGGCTGCTGAGGCTGCTGAGATTGCAGCTAAAGGCGGCCAAATCGCTTTAGACGCAGAAGTGCAAGCCACGTATGCCAACCAATTACGACTTGTTGTGGCGCTTTCAGTTGGGTCTGCGATTGTTTTGGGTGTTTTCAGAATTTTAAAAGGCTGGCCGATCCAGTATTTCATCATTGGTGGTTATATTATTGTGATTGTCATTACGAAATTTGCTCCGCCAGAAATTGTTGGGATTGCCTATGACAGTGGCGGAGTGACGACCTCAACCGTGACGGTTCCGCTGGTGACGGCCTTGGGTGTTGGCTTGTCTTCAACCATCCGTGGGCGTAACCCGATGATTGATGGTTTTGGCTTGATCGCTTTTGCCAGTTTGACGCCTATGATCTTTGTTCTTATCTTTGGTATGGTGATGTAA
- a CDS encoding DUF1538 domain-containing protein has protein sequence MLEWIINISEAAVATCRDIAPIIVILLGFQFLVIRKKIPNFRKIIIGFFYVLLGLTLFLVGLEQALFPLGEAMATQLSDPEFLGAGGDPSSLTWKDYYWVYIFAAAIGFATTVAEPSLIAVAIKAEEISGGNISAWGLRAAVAIGVAVGVSLGTFRIVTGTPLPDYIMVGYIVVIIQTFFAAKTIIPLAYDSGGVTTSTVTVPVVAALGLGLASTVPGRSPLLDGFGLIAFASVFPIMSVLAYALIADYRAKRAKEAQATDTSSSGSEA, from the coding sequence ATGCTGGAATGGATCATCAACATATCGGAAGCTGCCGTTGCGACCTGTCGTGACATTGCGCCTATTATTGTGATTTTGCTGGGCTTTCAGTTCCTTGTTATTCGCAAGAAAATCCCGAATTTCAGAAAAATCATTATTGGCTTTTTCTACGTTCTTTTGGGGCTGACACTATTTTTGGTGGGGCTGGAACAGGCTCTGTTCCCATTGGGTGAAGCCATGGCGACACAATTGTCTGATCCGGAATTTCTGGGCGCAGGCGGTGATCCGAGTTCCTTGACCTGGAAAGATTATTACTGGGTTTATATTTTCGCAGCGGCCATCGGGTTTGCGACAACGGTTGCTGAACCTTCTTTGATTGCCGTTGCGATCAAGGCTGAAGAAATCTCCGGTGGCAATATCAGTGCCTGGGGGTTGCGTGCTGCTGTGGCGATTGGTGTGGCCGTCGGGGTGTCTTTGGGAACTTTCCGTATTGTAACGGGAACGCCCCTGCCTGATTATATCATGGTGGGCTATATCGTCGTCATCATTCAAACGTTTTTTGCTGCTAAAACTATTATTCCACTGGCCTATGACAGTGGTGGGGTGACGACATCAACGGTAACTGTTCCAGTTGTCGCTGCCCTTGGTCTTGGTTTGGCCTCAACCGTACCGGGTCGCAGTCCGCTGCTTGACGGGTTTGGTTTGATTGCCTTTGCCAGTGTCTTTCCAATTATGTCTGTACTGGCGTATGCTTTGATTGCCGATTACCGTGCAAAAAGAGCAAAAGAAGCCCAAGCTACAGATACATCTTCATCAGGGAGTGAAGCATGA
- a CDS encoding P-II family nitrogen regulator → MNLKLIVAMVADEKTNVVIDAARDAGATGATTISSVRGEGMTPEKGFMGLELTAQRDVILFLVAGTQARRILEAICEAGNFDEEPGAGVAFQIDIEDAVGLNTQLPKIMEEIAGEV, encoded by the coding sequence ATGAACTTAAAATTGATCGTAGCCATGGTGGCTGATGAAAAAACAAATGTGGTTATTGATGCCGCACGTGATGCAGGTGCGACCGGGGCAACTACCATTAGCTCGGTTCGCGGCGAAGGTATGACACCGGAAAAAGGCTTTATGGGGCTTGAGCTGACCGCACAGCGCGATGTTATCCTGTTCCTGGTTGCAGGCACGCAGGCACGCCGCATTCTGGAAGCGATTTGTGAGGCTGGTAACTTTGATGAAGAGCCCGGCGCAGGTGTTGCTTTCCAAATTGATATTGAAGATGCCGTTGGGCTGAATACACAACTCCCGAAAATTATGGAAGAAATTGCAGGTGAAGTATGA